The proteins below are encoded in one region of Tomitella fengzijianii:
- a CDS encoding ABC transporter ATP-binding protein: MIEVRGLTKHYGSTVAVDDLTFSVKPGIVTGFLGPNGAGKSTTMRMILGLDRPTAGTATVKGVPYGQLHDPLRVVGSLLDAKWVHPNRSARNHLKWMAAANGLPRTRVEEVLGLVGLADVADKRAGGFSLGMSQRLGIAGALLGDPEVLLFDEPVNGLDPEGIVWIRKFMQHLASEGRTVLVSSHLLSEMALTAQNLVVIGRGKLISDSSVREFVDFATDTTVRVRGPRLEEIERCLRDGGLGVRVEPADPIHPPHLVVSGATTDQVGDLLAARSLALHELAGQSGSLEDAFMKLTGDTVEYHGADADAMLGHLPPDRQPPGGPPEAGRHAAHGQDVEREVR, encoded by the coding sequence ATGATCGAAGTCAGAGGACTGACGAAGCACTACGGCTCCACTGTGGCCGTCGACGACCTGACATTCTCCGTCAAGCCCGGCATCGTCACCGGCTTCCTGGGGCCCAACGGCGCCGGCAAGTCGACGACGATGCGGATGATCCTGGGCCTGGACCGTCCCACCGCCGGCACCGCCACCGTCAAGGGCGTGCCGTACGGGCAGCTGCACGACCCGCTCAGGGTGGTCGGTTCGCTGCTCGACGCCAAGTGGGTGCACCCCAACCGCTCCGCGCGCAACCACCTCAAGTGGATGGCCGCGGCCAACGGCCTGCCGCGCACGCGCGTCGAGGAGGTGCTGGGCCTCGTCGGACTGGCGGACGTGGCGGACAAGCGGGCGGGCGGCTTCTCGCTGGGCATGTCGCAGCGGCTCGGTATCGCAGGGGCGCTGTTGGGCGACCCGGAGGTGCTGCTGTTCGACGAGCCGGTCAACGGCCTCGACCCGGAGGGCATCGTCTGGATCCGCAAGTTCATGCAGCACCTGGCGTCGGAGGGGCGCACGGTGCTCGTGTCCAGCCACCTGCTCTCGGAGATGGCGCTGACCGCGCAGAACCTGGTGGTGATCGGGCGCGGAAAGCTGATCTCGGACTCGTCGGTGCGCGAGTTCGTCGATTTCGCCACCGACACCACCGTGCGCGTGCGCGGCCCGCGCCTGGAGGAGATCGAACGGTGCCTGCGTGACGGCGGCCTCGGGGTGCGCGTCGAGCCCGCGGACCCCATCCACCCGCCGCACCTGGTGGTCTCCGGTGCCACCACCGACCAGGTGGGCGATTTGCTCGCTGCGCGGTCGCTGGCGCTGCACGAGCTGGCCGGCCAGAGCGGATCGCTGGAGGACGCGTTCATGAAGCTGACCGGCGACACGGTCGAGTACCACGGCGCCGACGCCGACGCGATGCTGGGACACCTGCCGCCGGACCGGCAACCGCCCGGGGGACCGCCGGAGGCCGGCCGGCACGCCGCGCACGGGCAGGACGTGGAGAGGGAGGTGCGGTGA
- the thiG gene encoding thiazole synthase (functions in thiamine (vitamin B1) biosynthesis; in Bacillus subtilis this enzyme catalyzes the formation of thiazole from dehydroxyglycine and 1-deoxy-D-xylulose-5-phosphate and ThiS-thiocarboxylate), translating to MGTGGAANQQLLERALVASGTALTTVAMRRVDAQAGSGVLELLRRLGIALLPNTAGSRGADEAVLTARLAREALGTDWVKLEVIADERTLLPDAIELVSAAEQLVDDGFVVLPYTNDDPVLARRLEDAGCAAVMPLGAPIGTGLGISNPHNIEMIVGQAGVPVILDAGIGTASDAARAMELGCDAVLLATAVTRADDPEMMASAMAAGVRAGRLAYRAGRVPKRFWAQASSPAPDGRC from the coding sequence ATGGGGACCGGCGGCGCGGCCAACCAGCAGCTGCTGGAGCGCGCGCTGGTGGCGTCGGGCACGGCGCTGACGACGGTGGCGATGCGGCGCGTGGATGCGCAGGCGGGGAGCGGCGTGCTGGAGCTGCTGCGGCGCTTGGGCATAGCGCTGCTGCCGAACACCGCGGGCAGCCGCGGCGCGGACGAGGCGGTGCTGACGGCGCGCCTGGCCCGGGAGGCGCTGGGCACCGATTGGGTCAAGCTGGAGGTGATCGCCGACGAGCGCACTCTGCTGCCGGACGCGATCGAGCTGGTTTCCGCCGCAGAGCAACTGGTGGACGACGGGTTCGTCGTCCTGCCCTACACCAACGACGACCCGGTGCTGGCCCGCCGCCTCGAGGACGCCGGCTGCGCGGCCGTGATGCCGCTGGGCGCGCCCATCGGCACTGGGCTGGGCATCTCGAACCCGCACAACATCGAGATGATCGTGGGTCAGGCGGGCGTGCCGGTGATACTCGACGCCGGTATCGGCACGGCGAGCGACGCGGCGCGGGCGATGGAGCTCGGCTGCGACGCGGTGCTTCTCGCCACCGCCGTCACCCGCGCGGACGACCCGGAGATGATGGCGTCGGCCATGGCGGCGGGGGTGCGCGCGGGCCGCCTGGCGTACCGGGCCGGTCGGGTGCCCAAGCGGTTCTGGGCGCAGGCGTCGTCGCCGGCGCCGGACGGGCGCTGCTGA
- the thiS gene encoding sulfur carrier protein ThiS → MQVKVNGDAHEVARPCTVAQLLDRLGLPDSGVAVARDGIVVPKSGWDAPVGDGDGFEVLTAVQGG, encoded by the coding sequence ATGCAGGTGAAGGTCAACGGCGACGCGCACGAGGTGGCGCGGCCGTGCACGGTCGCGCAGCTGCTGGACCGGCTGGGGCTGCCGGACTCCGGGGTGGCGGTGGCGCGCGACGGGATCGTGGTGCCCAAGTCCGGCTGGGACGCGCCGGTGGGCGATGGCGACGGCTTCGAGGTGCTCACGGCGGTGCAGGGTGGCTAG
- the thiO gene encoding glycine oxidase ThiO, with product MVSAPRCAGGDRVDVVGAGIVGSAIAWRAARAGYAVRLIDPLLEPGAPQTGASWAAGGMLAPYSEGRPGEERVLELGAASLSRWPALARTLHEETGVDVVTARGTLMVGADGADADELRGVGAWLDGAGVPRASLTRAQVRERHRGLARNLRGGQWLPGEFAVDNRALLRALRTAAVDAGAVPVASRCAAISDSAAEHLVVTAGAHVPSLLPGLPVRPVKGEILRLRRPASVPPPPACTVRASVHGRHVYLVPRADGLVVGATMYEHGEDRAVTVGGVRDLIADAQVVLPSIAEYELVDAMAGLRPMTPDNLPVIGPVEDAGDASAGGGRGPRVIAAAGHGRNGVLLTAVTVDAVLAELAGTTLAEADGLGPQRFGQEGFGRDGSRRYGAAEAG from the coding sequence ATGGTTTCGGCACCCCGGTGCGCAGGCGGTGACCGCGTCGACGTCGTCGGCGCCGGCATCGTCGGCTCGGCCATCGCGTGGCGCGCGGCCCGGGCGGGGTATGCGGTACGTCTGATCGACCCGCTCCTGGAGCCCGGCGCGCCGCAGACGGGGGCGTCGTGGGCCGCGGGCGGCATGCTCGCCCCCTACAGCGAGGGCAGGCCGGGCGAGGAGCGCGTGCTGGAGCTGGGCGCGGCGTCACTGAGCCGGTGGCCCGCGCTGGCGCGGACGCTGCACGAGGAGACCGGCGTCGACGTCGTCACCGCGCGCGGCACGCTGATGGTGGGGGCGGACGGCGCCGACGCGGACGAGCTGCGGGGCGTGGGCGCCTGGCTCGACGGGGCGGGTGTGCCGAGGGCGTCGCTCACGCGCGCGCAGGTCCGCGAGCGCCACCGGGGGCTGGCCCGGAACCTGCGCGGCGGGCAGTGGCTGCCCGGGGAGTTCGCGGTGGACAATCGCGCCCTGCTCCGCGCGTTGCGGACCGCGGCCGTGGACGCCGGCGCGGTCCCGGTGGCGTCGCGGTGCGCGGCGATATCCGACTCGGCCGCCGAGCATCTGGTGGTGACCGCCGGGGCGCACGTGCCCTCGCTGCTGCCCGGTCTTCCCGTGCGGCCGGTCAAGGGCGAGATCCTGCGACTCCGCCGGCCGGCTTCGGTTCCGCCGCCGCCGGCGTGCACGGTGCGGGCGAGCGTGCACGGGCGCCACGTGTACCTGGTGCCGCGCGCGGACGGGCTGGTGGTGGGCGCGACGATGTACGAGCACGGCGAGGACCGCGCCGTCACCGTGGGCGGCGTGCGCGACCTCATCGCGGACGCACAGGTCGTGCTGCCGTCGATCGCCGAGTACGAGCTGGTGGACGCGATGGCGGGGCTGCGTCCGATGACGCCGGACAACTTGCCCGTCATCGGCCCGGTGGAGGACGCGGGCGACGCGTCGGCGGGCGGAGGCCGGGGGCCCCGGGTCATCGCCGCCGCCGGGCACGGCCGCAACGGCGTGCTGCTCACCGCGGTGACCGTCGACGCCGTCCTGGCGGAGCTCGCGGGCACGACGCTGGCGGAGGCGGACGGGCTGGGACCGCAGCGTTTCGGGCAGGAAGGTTTCGGGCGGGACGGGTCGCGGCGGTACGGCGCTGCGGAAGCGGGATGA
- the thiE gene encoding thiamine phosphate synthase, which produces MNAAPGHPRSRHPRDQLDRARLYLCTDARRDTGDLDEFADAALRGGVDVIQLRDKGSAGEDAHGPLEAREELAALAVLRAATRRHGALLAVNDRADIALAAGADVLHLGQDDLPVPHARRVVGDRMLIGRSTHDAAQAHAAGAAPGVDYFCVGPCWPTPTKPGRAAPGLDLVRTAAAEGAPKPWFAIGGIDGTRVAQVREAGAQRIVVVRAITAATDPESAARELRSALP; this is translated from the coding sequence ATGAACGCAGCGCCCGGCCACCCGCGGTCCCGCCACCCCCGCGATCAGCTGGACCGGGCCCGCCTGTACCTGTGCACCGACGCCCGCCGCGACACGGGCGACCTCGACGAGTTCGCGGACGCCGCCCTGCGCGGGGGCGTGGACGTGATCCAGTTGCGCGACAAGGGCTCGGCGGGCGAGGACGCGCACGGGCCGCTCGAGGCGCGCGAAGAACTCGCCGCGCTCGCGGTCCTGCGCGCGGCCACCCGGCGCCACGGCGCGCTGCTGGCCGTCAACGACCGCGCCGACATCGCCCTCGCCGCCGGAGCCGACGTGCTGCACCTGGGCCAGGACGACCTCCCCGTCCCCCACGCCCGCCGCGTGGTGGGCGACAGGATGCTGATCGGCCGCTCCACGCACGACGCCGCGCAGGCCCATGCGGCCGGCGCCGCCCCCGGCGTCGACTACTTCTGCGTGGGCCCGTGCTGGCCGACGCCCACCAAGCCCGGCCGCGCCGCCCCGGGGCTCGACCTGGTGCGCACGGCCGCCGCCGAGGGCGCGCCCAAACCGTGGTTCGCGATCGGCGGCATCGACGGCACGCGGGTGGCCCAGGTGCGCGAGGCCGGGGCGCAGCGCATCGTCGTCGTCCGCGCCATCACCGCGGCCACCGACCCCGAGTCGGCGGCCCGCGAGCTGCGTTCGGCGCTCCCGTGA
- a CDS encoding alpha/beta fold hydrolase codes for MDAGRAWCHRHGAVSHRVPVDGGVLHAVEIPVPDAEGTPVVFCHGFPGSWFSWREQLPALAAQGRRAIALDMRGYGASLRPADVAAYDRRTTVADMAAVLDTLGIGRAVFSGHDFGAALAWDLPLWLPDRVAGLAQLAVPRLPRSPMRPSEAFAMLAEQHFFHQHYFQTPGVAEAELDAAPADFLHRLMYALSGQGDYYACWRRPSTSDDGTVTGYIESLPEAPALPWPWLSADEFAYYVDEFTRSGFTGGLNWYRAQDSAWEQNAPFTDARVTVPTAFIAGADDPVLTMLGAKCLEKMAATVPGLVVQEILPGAGHFVQMEAAGEVNRILDGFLREHVA; via the coding sequence ATGGACGCCGGCCGCGCGTGGTGCCACCGCCACGGCGCCGTCTCCCACCGGGTGCCGGTCGACGGCGGCGTGTTGCACGCCGTCGAGATACCCGTCCCGGACGCCGAGGGCACGCCGGTGGTTTTCTGCCACGGGTTCCCAGGATCCTGGTTCAGCTGGCGCGAGCAGCTGCCCGCGCTCGCCGCGCAGGGGCGCCGCGCCATAGCGCTGGACATGCGAGGATACGGCGCGTCGCTTCGTCCCGCCGACGTCGCCGCCTACGACCGCCGCACCACCGTGGCGGACATGGCGGCCGTGCTGGACACGCTGGGCATCGGCCGGGCCGTGTTCTCCGGCCACGACTTCGGCGCCGCACTGGCCTGGGACCTGCCGCTGTGGCTGCCGGACCGCGTGGCCGGTCTGGCGCAGCTGGCGGTGCCGCGGCTCCCGCGCTCGCCGATGCGCCCGTCGGAGGCGTTCGCGATGCTCGCCGAGCAGCACTTCTTCCACCAGCACTACTTCCAGACGCCCGGGGTCGCCGAGGCCGAGCTCGACGCCGCGCCCGCGGACTTCCTGCACCGGCTGATGTACGCGCTGTCCGGCCAGGGCGACTACTACGCCTGCTGGCGCCGGCCCAGCACCTCCGATGACGGCACCGTCACCGGCTACATCGAGTCGCTGCCGGAGGCGCCCGCGCTCCCGTGGCCGTGGCTGTCCGCCGACGAGTTCGCCTACTACGTGGACGAGTTCACGCGCTCCGGGTTCACCGGCGGGCTCAACTGGTATCGGGCGCAAGACTCCGCGTGGGAGCAGAACGCGCCCTTCACCGACGCGCGCGTGACGGTGCCGACCGCCTTCATCGCCGGCGCGGACGACCCGGTGCTCACCATGCTGGGCGCCAAATGCCTGGAGAAGATGGCCGCCACGGTGCCCGGGCTCGTCGTGCAGGAGATCCTGCCCGGCGCCGGGCACTTCGTGCAGATGGAGGCGGCCGGAGAGGTCAACCGCATCCTCGACGGGTTCCTGCGCGAGCACGTGGCGTAG
- a CDS encoding NUDIX hydrolase has protein sequence MRGDGDGWAFGPDGRRHWGLYGAAGLLLRAPGRGGRPHVLLQHRAAWSHEGGTWSIPGGARDSHEDAVAAAVREAHEECGLPAERIAVRSDLRTAGDEDGWSYTTVVADADEPLATVANHESVELAWLPEDEVAGLLLHHAFGDAWPGLRTRPLRLIVDMANLVGSRPDGWWRDRAGAAERMLDALERGLPRTVALGSAGFGWTTQVIAVTEGKARAAGDRGAIDVVRAPGSGDDTIAQCAEGLWEGVTAVVTADRGLRARLPADAEVISPGRVLGWL, from the coding sequence ATGCGCGGAGACGGCGACGGGTGGGCGTTCGGCCCGGACGGGCGGCGGCACTGGGGTCTGTACGGCGCGGCCGGCCTGCTGCTGCGGGCGCCCGGCCGCGGCGGCCGCCCGCACGTGCTGCTGCAGCACCGGGCGGCGTGGAGCCACGAGGGCGGCACCTGGTCGATCCCCGGCGGCGCCCGGGACAGCCACGAGGACGCGGTGGCGGCGGCCGTGCGGGAGGCGCACGAAGAGTGCGGGCTGCCCGCGGAGCGGATCGCCGTGCGCTCGGACCTGCGCACGGCCGGCGACGAAGACGGCTGGTCGTACACGACAGTGGTGGCGGACGCCGACGAGCCGCTGGCCACCGTCGCGAACCACGAGAGCGTCGAGCTGGCGTGGCTGCCCGAGGACGAGGTGGCGGGGCTGCTGCTGCACCACGCCTTCGGCGACGCCTGGCCGGGGCTGCGCACGCGGCCGTTGCGGCTGATCGTGGACATGGCCAACCTGGTGGGCTCCCGGCCCGACGGCTGGTGGCGTGACCGCGCGGGCGCCGCGGAGCGGATGCTCGACGCGCTGGAACGCGGCCTGCCGCGCACTGTCGCGCTGGGCTCCGCGGGCTTCGGCTGGACGACGCAGGTGATCGCCGTGACGGAGGGCAAGGCCCGCGCTGCCGGGGACCGCGGCGCCATCGACGTCGTGCGCGCCCCCGGCAGCGGCGACGACACCATCGCGCAGTGCGCGGAAGGCTTGTGGGAGGGGGTCACCGCGGTGGTGACAGCGGATCGGGGGCTCCGGGCGCGGCTGCCCGCGGACGCCGAGGTGATCAGCCCGGGGCGCGTGCTCGGCTGGCTGTGA
- a CDS encoding glutamate ABC transporter substrate-binding protein: MSAPGEQKRRRVGLSAAVALALAASACASSPVAPSVTPQPGGPPLPAAATMLPQPTQRPSPPTDCDATGSLRPGVEGPVSGRLQQVRDRGRVIVGLDQGSNLFSFRDPLSGDLLGFDVDIAHQVARDLFGDPAKVEFHFLSSAQREQALREGTVDMVIKTMTITCERARSVAFSTVYYRAAQRVLVPRNSPVRSPADLGGKTVCMAAGTTSIPSLWNVQPNARIMTVPSWGDCLVAIQQRQVDAVSTDDTILAGMVAQDPNLKIVGDPIEQEPYGIGMHKGDDALVRFVNGTLERIREDGTWQRIYDRWLTVLGPAPEPPAAHYVD, from the coding sequence ATGAGCGCACCGGGCGAGCAGAAGAGGCGCCGCGTCGGGCTCTCCGCCGCCGTGGCGCTGGCGCTCGCCGCCTCCGCCTGCGCCTCATCCCCCGTCGCGCCGTCGGTCACGCCGCAGCCGGGCGGTCCGCCGCTGCCCGCCGCCGCGACCATGCTCCCGCAGCCGACGCAACGCCCGTCGCCGCCCACGGACTGCGACGCCACCGGCAGCCTGCGGCCCGGGGTGGAGGGCCCGGTGTCGGGTCGGCTGCAGCAGGTCCGCGACCGGGGCAGGGTGATCGTCGGGCTCGACCAAGGCAGCAATCTGTTCAGCTTCCGCGACCCGCTCAGCGGCGACCTGCTCGGCTTCGACGTCGACATCGCCCACCAGGTGGCCCGCGACCTGTTCGGCGACCCCGCCAAGGTGGAGTTCCACTTCCTCAGCTCCGCGCAGCGTGAACAGGCTCTGCGCGAGGGCACCGTGGACATGGTGATCAAGACGATGACGATCACCTGCGAACGTGCCCGGTCGGTGGCGTTCTCCACGGTGTATTACCGTGCGGCGCAACGGGTGCTGGTACCACGCAACTCGCCCGTGCGCAGCCCGGCCGACCTGGGCGGCAAGACCGTCTGCATGGCGGCCGGCACCACCTCGATACCGTCGCTGTGGAACGTGCAGCCGAACGCGCGCATCATGACCGTCCCCAGTTGGGGAGACTGCCTCGTCGCCATCCAGCAGCGGCAGGTCGACGCGGTGAGCACCGACGACACCATCCTCGCCGGCATGGTGGCGCAGGACCCCAACCTGAAGATCGTCGGCGACCCGATAGAGCAGGAGCCGTACGGTATCGGCATGCACAAGGGCGACGACGCGCTGGTCCGTTTCGTCAACGGGACTCTCGAGCGGATCCGGGAGGACGGCACCTGGCAACGCATCTACGACCGGTGGCTCACCGTCCTGGGGCCCGCGCCCGAACCCCCCGCCGCCCACTATGTGGACTGA
- a CDS encoding serine/threonine-protein kinase: MSTSAPDGPGDSGATAPSVRDEPTRGTERAEQPDSHGTSRSGTASSWPSLSGAASAATGGRRRTRNRAGTTRLADGLVEVPVVQQTDPESALLDNPVVAEGKRYCGTCGRPVGRATAAGPGPVDGRCEACGASFDFTPMLRPGDLIAGQYEVRGCLAHGGLGWIYLAMDRNVSDRWVVLKGLLHSQDPSAQAVAVAEREFLAELTHPSIVKIFNFVEHPRPDGTPVGYIVMEFIGGTTLKQSHRGEHMPLQHAIAYVLEIMPALEYMHSSGLVYNDLKPDNIMVGEDQIKIIDMGAVAGIGDYGYIYGTRGFQAPEIMETGPTPATDIFTVGRTLAVLTVDIAKDKGRYVDGIPRPSEEPLFAEHEFFYRLLMRCLDPEPDNRYPSAQALARDLRGILREVVSAHTGTPHPAMSSLFSPPRTTFGTDLAIARTDRLVDEHAEEPRVRPATVAQALPVPLVPAEDPASAHLASTVHSRPEEILDMLRRVRDADDPAVRESIEIPLAEVRAFLDLEEHDHALELLDRLRADRMPDWRFDWLGGVAKLQAGEYQEAFTSFDAVLTALPGEAAPKLAAAATAEIVLDSWESDAPQEWRSLGERYYRRLWQTDRAVVAAAFGLARQLVERGDITGAVAALDQVPVSSRHRDEAQMTAVLTLIDQRAITSITDDQLDDAGARIELLPGDDRRTLQLRALAMGIALEWLRQGRTPQRTHILGTRFTEHGLRADTERTLRTLARSVRENQRRYRLVDLANRVRPRTWV, translated from the coding sequence ATGAGCACAAGCGCACCGGACGGACCCGGGGATTCCGGTGCCACCGCCCCGTCTGTGCGGGACGAACCGACCCGCGGCACCGAACGCGCGGAACAGCCGGACTCGCACGGAACTTCGCGGTCCGGAACCGCGTCGTCCTGGCCGTCGCTGTCCGGAGCGGCCTCCGCCGCGACCGGGGGCCGGCGGCGCACGCGCAACCGTGCAGGGACCACCCGGCTGGCCGACGGCCTCGTCGAGGTCCCGGTGGTGCAGCAGACCGACCCCGAGTCGGCGCTGCTCGACAACCCCGTGGTGGCCGAGGGGAAACGATACTGCGGCACCTGCGGGCGACCGGTGGGGCGCGCCACCGCGGCCGGCCCCGGCCCCGTCGACGGCCGCTGCGAGGCGTGCGGCGCCTCCTTCGATTTCACGCCCATGCTCCGGCCGGGCGACCTCATCGCCGGGCAGTACGAGGTCCGCGGATGCCTGGCCCACGGTGGGCTGGGCTGGATCTACCTGGCGATGGACCGCAATGTCAGCGACCGGTGGGTGGTGCTCAAAGGTCTGCTGCACTCCCAGGACCCGTCCGCGCAGGCTGTCGCGGTGGCGGAGCGCGAGTTCCTCGCCGAGCTGACGCACCCGAGCATCGTGAAGATCTTCAACTTCGTCGAGCACCCCAGGCCGGACGGCACCCCGGTGGGCTACATCGTCATGGAGTTCATCGGCGGCACCACGCTCAAACAGTCGCACCGCGGCGAGCACATGCCGCTGCAGCACGCCATCGCCTACGTCCTCGAAATCATGCCCGCGCTGGAGTACATGCACTCGAGCGGCCTCGTCTACAACGACCTCAAGCCGGACAACATCATGGTCGGCGAGGACCAGATCAAGATCATCGACATGGGCGCCGTCGCGGGTATCGGCGACTACGGATACATCTACGGCACCCGGGGGTTCCAAGCGCCGGAGATCATGGAGACCGGGCCCACCCCCGCCACCGACATCTTCACCGTGGGCCGCACCCTCGCCGTGCTCACCGTCGATATCGCCAAGGACAAGGGCCGCTACGTCGACGGCATCCCCCGCCCGTCCGAGGAGCCGCTCTTCGCCGAGCACGAGTTCTTCTACCGGCTGCTCATGCGCTGCCTCGACCCGGAGCCGGACAACCGCTACCCGAGCGCGCAGGCACTGGCACGGGACCTGCGCGGGATCCTCCGCGAGGTCGTCTCCGCGCACACCGGCACGCCGCACCCCGCGATGTCATCGCTGTTCAGCCCGCCGCGGACCACGTTCGGCACCGATCTGGCCATCGCGCGCACCGACAGGCTCGTCGACGAGCACGCCGAGGAACCGCGCGTGCGGCCGGCCACCGTCGCCCAGGCGCTTCCTGTGCCCTTGGTCCCCGCCGAGGACCCGGCCTCGGCGCACCTGGCTTCCACCGTGCACAGCCGCCCCGAGGAGATCCTCGACATGCTGCGCCGGGTGCGCGACGCCGACGACCCCGCCGTGCGCGAGAGCATCGAGATCCCGTTGGCGGAGGTCCGTGCCTTCCTCGACCTGGAGGAGCACGACCACGCCCTCGAACTGCTCGACAGGCTGCGCGCGGATCGGATGCCGGACTGGCGGTTCGACTGGCTCGGCGGCGTCGCGAAGCTGCAGGCCGGCGAGTATCAGGAGGCGTTCACCTCGTTCGACGCGGTGCTCACCGCCCTGCCGGGCGAGGCTGCGCCCAAGCTCGCCGCAGCAGCCACGGCCGAGATCGTCCTCGATTCCTGGGAGAGCGACGCCCCCCAGGAATGGCGCAGTCTGGGCGAGCGCTACTACCGGCGGCTGTGGCAGACCGACCGCGCCGTGGTGGCCGCGGCGTTCGGGCTGGCCCGCCAGCTCGTCGAGCGCGGCGACATCACCGGCGCGGTGGCGGCACTGGACCAGGTGCCGGTGAGCTCGCGGCACCGCGACGAGGCGCAGATGACGGCGGTGCTCACGCTCATCGACCAACGCGCGATCACGTCGATCACCGACGACCAGCTCGACGACGCGGGCGCCCGCATCGAGCTGCTCCCCGGGGACGACAGGCGCACCCTGCAGCTGCGGGCGCTGGCGATGGGGATCGCGCTCGAATGGCTGCGTCAGGGCCGCACCCCCCAGCGCACGCACATCCTGGGGACCCGGTTCACCGAGCACGGCCTGCGCGCCGACACCGAGCGCACCCTGCGCACCCTGGCACGGTCGGTGCGTGAGAATCAGCGCCGCTACCGGCTGGTGGACCTGGCGAACCGGGTGCGCCCCCGAACCTGGGTGTAG
- a CDS encoding alpha/beta hydrolase, whose translation MVRTHQRPPAITRAGRILLTVLAAALAATITAVPARAAPPAHVTGVSTVGPQILRVDVYSPSMDRVITNTVLRPPGGGPAPVLYLLGGVRGGTDGVSWLNDSAYEQFFADKNVNVVTPIGGPFSEYTDWHFDDPILGPARANQWQTYLTRELPPAIDAEFATTGRNAIAGLSMSAGPAIDLAIQAPGLYQAAGSYSGCPINGGVFGAAQVSSVVLAGGGSASNMWGLPGGPGWAAHDQFARAGELRGTAVYLGSASGIPGEVDALAPYQVFGAATGGGAVEAIADACTAAFSRRLDEVGVPHTFVHRDRGAHTWGLFEAELRESWFTTIGPALGA comes from the coding sequence ATGGTGCGGACTCACCAGCGGCCGCCGGCCATCACGCGCGCCGGACGCATCCTGCTCACAGTGCTCGCCGCAGCTCTCGCCGCCACGATCACGGCGGTGCCGGCAAGAGCCGCGCCGCCCGCCCACGTCACCGGCGTCAGCACCGTCGGGCCGCAGATCCTGCGCGTCGACGTGTACTCCCCCAGCATGGACAGGGTCATTACCAACACCGTCCTGCGTCCCCCGGGCGGCGGGCCCGCGCCGGTGCTGTACCTGCTCGGCGGCGTGCGCGGCGGCACCGACGGCGTCTCCTGGCTCAACGACTCCGCCTACGAGCAGTTCTTCGCGGACAAGAACGTCAACGTGGTCACCCCCATCGGCGGCCCGTTCAGCGAGTACACCGACTGGCACTTCGACGATCCGATTCTGGGCCCCGCCCGCGCCAACCAGTGGCAGACCTACCTGACGCGCGAGCTGCCGCCCGCCATCGACGCGGAGTTCGCGACCACCGGCCGCAACGCCATCGCGGGACTGTCGATGTCGGCGGGGCCCGCGATAGACCTGGCCATCCAGGCGCCGGGCCTCTACCAGGCGGCGGGCTCGTACAGCGGCTGCCCCATCAACGGCGGAGTGTTCGGCGCCGCCCAGGTGTCCTCGGTGGTCCTGGCCGGGGGCGGGAGCGCCTCGAACATGTGGGGCCTGCCCGGCGGGCCCGGGTGGGCGGCGCACGACCAGTTCGCGCGCGCCGGCGAGCTGCGCGGCACCGCCGTGTACCTGGGCTCGGCCTCGGGGATCCCCGGCGAGGTCGACGCGCTGGCGCCCTACCAGGTATTCGGCGCGGCCACCGGCGGCGGGGCCGTCGAGGCGATCGCCGACGCCTGCACGGCCGCCTTCTCGCGCAGGCTCGACGAGGTGGGCGTGCCGCACACCTTCGTGCACCGCGACCGCGGGGCGCACACCTGGGGCCTGTTCGAGGCCGAGCTGCGCGAGTCCTGGTTCACCACCATCGGGCCGGCGCTGGGGGCATAG